From Streptomyces sp. TLI_053, a single genomic window includes:
- a CDS encoding phosphonate degradation HD-domain oxygenase, translating into MTTTAELSPYWLRDNCPCTECRDPRNGQKLFQITELPDDLAIAARAELDGHLEVLWSDGHRSRYPVGWLAEEAGEDGRTESGKQLWAAADFARGIPEAHWDDYLADPAEKAAVLAAVRRSGFAVLRGVPVVERQVLAVAETFGYVRVTNYGELFDVRVEPDPNNLAFTSAAITPHSDNPYRDPVPTLQLLHCLENSATGGDSGLVDGFRAAALLRAEAPGHFAVLTRTPVPFVFRDRGTELRADRPLIDVDPLGRIREVRFNNRSIATLRGPAAELDAFYAAYRAFAAITLRPALQLEFRLDPGDCLIFDNVRLLHARTAFAQDGRRHLQGCYADLDSLSSTLSVLERRAAALDELAALFEGEGAGEYLGEAVTMAEHMLQAGALAEAKGAGPHLVAAALLHDVGHLSLDKHSQGALHGRDLMEGRDNRHSHTGADWLARWFGPEVTEPVRLHVAAKRYLCAVEPDYRARLSEASEYTLRVQGGPMSEEEAAAFAARPGAEDAVAVRRWDDEAKEADAATPDFTHFRPLLAALMR; encoded by the coding sequence ATGACCACCACCGCCGAGCTGTCGCCGTACTGGCTGCGCGACAACTGCCCCTGCACCGAGTGCCGCGACCCGCGCAACGGGCAGAAGCTGTTCCAGATCACCGAGCTGCCGGACGATCTGGCGATCGCCGCGCGGGCCGAGCTGGACGGCCACCTGGAGGTGCTCTGGTCGGACGGGCACCGCTCGCGCTACCCCGTCGGGTGGCTGGCCGAGGAGGCCGGGGAGGACGGCCGCACCGAGAGCGGCAAGCAGTTGTGGGCCGCCGCCGACTTCGCCCGCGGCATCCCGGAGGCCCACTGGGACGACTACCTGGCCGACCCGGCCGAGAAGGCCGCCGTGCTGGCCGCCGTCCGCCGCTCCGGCTTCGCGGTGCTGCGCGGCGTCCCGGTGGTGGAGCGGCAGGTGCTGGCGGTCGCGGAGACCTTCGGGTACGTGCGGGTCACCAACTACGGCGAGCTGTTCGACGTCCGGGTCGAGCCGGACCCGAACAACCTCGCCTTCACCAGCGCCGCGATCACCCCGCACTCGGACAACCCGTACCGGGACCCGGTGCCCACCCTCCAACTGCTGCACTGCCTGGAGAACTCGGCCACCGGAGGCGACTCCGGCCTGGTGGACGGCTTCCGGGCGGCGGCGCTGCTGCGCGCGGAGGCGCCCGGGCACTTCGCGGTGCTGACCCGCACCCCGGTGCCGTTCGTGTTCCGCGACCGGGGCACCGAGCTGCGCGCCGACCGCCCGCTGATCGACGTGGACCCGCTGGGCCGGATCCGCGAGGTGCGGTTCAACAACCGCTCGATCGCGACCCTGCGCGGTCCGGCGGCGGAGCTGGACGCCTTCTACGCCGCCTACCGGGCGTTCGCCGCGATCACCCTGCGCCCGGCGCTGCAGCTGGAGTTCCGCCTCGACCCCGGGGACTGCCTGATCTTCGACAACGTCCGGCTGCTGCACGCCCGGACGGCCTTCGCCCAGGACGGCCGGCGCCACCTCCAGGGCTGCTACGCCGACCTGGACTCGCTGTCCTCCACCCTGAGCGTGCTGGAGCGCCGTGCGGCCGCGCTGGACGAACTGGCCGCGCTGTTCGAGGGCGAGGGCGCCGGGGAGTACCTGGGCGAGGCGGTCACCATGGCCGAGCACATGCTGCAGGCCGGCGCGCTGGCCGAGGCGAAGGGCGCCGGCCCGCACCTGGTCGCGGCGGCGCTGCTGCACGACGTCGGGCATCTCTCTCTCGACAAGCACAGCCAGGGCGCCCTGCACGGACGGGACCTGATGGAGGGCCGGGACAACCGGCACAGCCACACCGGCGCGGACTGGCTGGCCCGCTGGTTCGGCCCGGAGGTCACCGAGCCGGTCCGGCTGCACGTGGCGGCCAAGCGCTACCTGTGCGCGGTCGAGCCGGACTACCGGGCCCGGCTGTCCGAGGCCTCGGAGTACACCCTCCGGGTGCAGGGCGGTCCGATGTCCGAGGAGGAGGCCGCCGCCTTCGCCGCCCGGCCGGGCGCCGAGGACGCGGTGGCGGTCCGCCGCTGGGACGACGAGGCCAAGGAGGCGGACGCGGCGACGCCGGACTTCACGCACTTCCGGCCGCTGCTGGCCGCACTGATGCGCTGA
- a CDS encoding GntR family transcriptional regulator yields the protein MALEPGRPEGRPTGPAGAERASGSLYRQVAADLREAITTGAFGEAGRLPAEGALAEQYGVSRGTVRQALAVLRSDGLVTSRRGTRRVVLGTARVQSFSELLSFTHWAYSMGEEPGGILDSLVRRPADAAERDQLRLEPGDEVYVTVRLRTLSGKPVMVERTVYPPRVGEIVAELPPDVVSHTEVLREHGILFTDADHTIDIVAANADDARLLGCRRGGPLLRERRRTTDPTGTPVEWSQDRYLPGTVAFSIHNSLATSALSRHARESD from the coding sequence GTGGCACTGGAGCCGGGGCGCCCCGAGGGCCGCCCGACCGGCCCCGCCGGGGCCGAGCGCGCGTCCGGTTCGCTCTACCGCCAGGTCGCCGCCGACCTGCGCGAGGCGATCACCACGGGCGCGTTCGGCGAGGCCGGCCGGCTGCCCGCGGAGGGCGCGCTCGCCGAGCAGTACGGCGTCTCGCGCGGCACCGTCCGCCAGGCCCTCGCCGTGCTGCGCTCGGACGGACTGGTCACCTCGCGCCGGGGCACCCGCCGCGTCGTGCTCGGCACGGCCCGGGTGCAGAGCTTCTCCGAACTGCTCAGCTTCACGCACTGGGCCTACTCGATGGGCGAGGAGCCCGGCGGCATCCTGGACTCGCTGGTCCGCCGCCCGGCCGACGCCGCCGAGCGCGACCAGCTGCGTCTGGAGCCGGGGGACGAGGTCTATGTGACGGTCCGGCTGCGCACCCTCTCCGGCAAGCCGGTGATGGTCGAGCGGACCGTCTACCCGCCCCGGGTCGGCGAGATCGTCGCCGAGCTGCCGCCGGACGTCGTCTCGCACACCGAGGTGCTGCGCGAGCACGGCATCCTGTTCACCGACGCCGACCACACGATCGACATAGTCGCCGCCAACGCGGACGACGCCCGGCTGCTGGGCTGCCGGCGCGGCGGTCCGCTGCTGCGCGAGCGGCGCCGGACCACGGACCCGACCGGCACTCCGGTGGAGTGGTCCCAGGACCGCTACCTGCCCGGCACGGTGGCCTTCAGCATCCACAACTCGCTGGCCACGTCGGCGCTCTCGCGGCACGCGCGGGAGAGCGACTGA
- a CDS encoding ABC transporter substrate-binding protein has protein sequence MTVHRARAAAFAAVLTAAALSLSACGSAGSTAKAGDAAKAGTKDAKDATSAADFGGLDGLVAAAKKEGKLHVITLPRDWANYGKIIDGFKAKYGLEVEEENPDGSSQDEINAINSRKGQDRAPDVVDLGSAFALQAVKDGILAPYKVATFDKVPDSMKDATGARVNDYGGYISIGCDAKKIANCPKTFADLLKPEYKGQVALNGNPTKSGSAFGGVYAAALANGGSLDNIQPGIDFFGKLKQSGNFNPVESTPATIEKGETPISIDWSYLNAGYSDQFKDKGVDWKVSIPVDGSYAQFYNQAINKWAPHPAAARLWQEYLFSAEGQNLFLGGYATPATFEALKKDGTLDATAAAKLPAVEKPFTNFPTVDQINAAKKVVTENWTKAIAG, from the coding sequence GTGACCGTGCACCGCGCCCGCGCCGCCGCCTTCGCGGCCGTACTGACCGCCGCCGCGCTCTCCCTCTCCGCCTGCGGCTCCGCCGGTTCGACCGCCAAGGCCGGCGACGCCGCCAAGGCCGGTACCAAGGACGCCAAGGACGCCACCTCCGCCGCCGACTTCGGCGGTCTGGACGGCCTGGTCGCCGCCGCCAAGAAGGAGGGCAAGCTGCACGTCATCACGCTGCCCCGGGACTGGGCGAACTACGGCAAGATCATCGACGGCTTCAAGGCCAAGTACGGCCTGGAGGTCGAGGAGGAGAACCCGGACGGCTCCAGCCAGGACGAGATCAACGCGATCAACTCCCGCAAGGGCCAGGACCGCGCCCCCGACGTGGTCGACCTGGGCAGCGCCTTCGCCCTGCAGGCGGTCAAGGACGGCATCCTCGCCCCCTACAAGGTCGCCACCTTCGACAAGGTGCCGGACAGCATGAAGGACGCGACCGGCGCCCGCGTCAACGACTACGGCGGCTACATCTCGATCGGCTGCGACGCCAAGAAGATCGCCAACTGCCCGAAGACCTTCGCGGACCTGCTCAAGCCGGAGTACAAGGGCCAGGTCGCCCTCAACGGCAACCCGACCAAGTCCGGCTCGGCCTTCGGCGGCGTCTACGCGGCCGCGCTCGCCAACGGCGGTTCGCTGGACAACATCCAGCCCGGCATCGACTTCTTCGGCAAGCTGAAGCAGTCCGGCAACTTCAACCCGGTCGAGTCGACCCCGGCGACCATCGAGAAGGGCGAGACCCCGATCTCGATCGACTGGTCCTACCTGAACGCCGGTTACAGCGACCAGTTCAAGGACAAGGGTGTCGACTGGAAGGTCTCCATCCCGGTCGACGGCTCCTACGCCCAGTTCTACAACCAGGCCATCAACAAGTGGGCCCCGCACCCGGCCGCCGCGCGCCTGTGGCAGGAGTACCTCTTCAGCGCCGAGGGCCAGAACCTCTTCCTCGGCGGCTACGCCACCCCGGCCACCTTCGAGGCCCTGAAGAAGGACGGCACCCTGGACGCCACCGCGGCCGCCAAGCTGCCGGCCGTCGAGAAGCCGTTCACCAACTTCCCGACCGTGGACCAGATCAACGCGGCCAAGAAGGTCGTCACCGAGAACTGGACCAAGGCCATCGCGGGCTGA
- a CDS encoding ABC transporter permease subunit, whose translation MTTAPTPVPTTPAATDLGGGAGASPTAARTTPAPTRRRGPLARLGGAWLATLPLLLFFVIGFGLPAVAIVIGAFTTSSDAEAGAGQFTFDNVTASVQGAYLTSMLSSLKLSALTALLATLIGLPLAQAVVTSKRGWLRQAVLTASGVLANFGGLPLAFAFVATLGNAGEITKLLHLTDHGWSLYTFTGLTIVYLYFLIPLMVLTITPALDGLRVQWREAAQNNRATGYQYWRHVALPILLPSLLGGFVLLFGSAFAAYATAAAMVGATVPLVSRSIADALSGNVLVGQGNLALALSLNMIVVAVLVMAVYLPLQRRSARWLS comes from the coding sequence ATGACCACGGCTCCCACCCCGGTGCCGACCACCCCCGCCGCCACCGATCTCGGTGGCGGCGCGGGGGCGTCGCCCACCGCCGCACGCACCACCCCCGCCCCCACCCGGCGGCGCGGACCGCTCGCCCGCCTCGGCGGCGCGTGGCTCGCCACCCTGCCGCTGCTGCTGTTCTTCGTGATCGGCTTCGGCCTCCCCGCCGTCGCCATCGTGATCGGCGCGTTCACCACCTCCAGCGACGCGGAGGCCGGTGCCGGGCAGTTCACCTTCGACAACGTGACGGCCTCCGTCCAGGGCGCCTACCTCACCTCGATGCTGAGCAGCCTCAAGCTCTCCGCGCTGACCGCCCTGCTCGCCACCCTGATCGGCCTGCCGCTCGCCCAGGCGGTCGTGACCTCCAAGCGCGGCTGGCTGCGCCAGGCGGTGCTCACCGCCTCCGGTGTGCTCGCCAACTTCGGCGGCCTGCCGCTCGCCTTCGCGTTCGTCGCCACCCTCGGCAACGCCGGCGAGATCACCAAGCTGCTGCACCTGACCGACCACGGCTGGTCGCTGTACACCTTCACCGGCCTGACGATCGTCTACCTGTACTTCCTGATCCCGCTGATGGTGCTCACCATCACCCCGGCGCTGGACGGCCTGCGCGTCCAGTGGCGCGAGGCGGCGCAGAACAACCGCGCCACCGGCTACCAGTACTGGCGCCACGTCGCGCTGCCGATCCTGCTGCCCTCGCTGCTGGGCGGCTTCGTCCTGCTCTTCGGCAGCGCCTTCGCCGCCTACGCCACGGCCGCCGCCATGGTCGGCGCGACCGTCCCGCTGGTCAGCCGCTCGATCGCGGACGCGCTCTCCGGCAACGTGCTGGTCGGCCAGGGCAACCTCGCCCTCGCCCTCAGTCTCAACATGATCGTGGTGGCCGTCCTGGTGATGGCCGTGTACCTCCCCCTCCAGCGCCGGAGCGCCCGATGGCTCAGCTGA